From Haloplanus vescus, the proteins below share one genomic window:
- a CDS encoding pyridoxamine 5'-phosphate oxidase family protein, whose product MSADSRRAEMTEEQMSQFLARQGHGVLSFGGDRPYSLPLSFGYDSADGRCIFQFVFDGQSTKRARSTDAAPVSLVAYDWHSPDDWRSVVAAGRLRPIDDDSPEAIAAADVFAEHASAIGLSVFSKSFDDLDTQWSALDIEELSGYCSP is encoded by the coding sequence ATGTCTGCCGATTCGCGCCGCGCCGAGATGACCGAGGAGCAGATGTCTCAGTTCCTCGCTCGCCAGGGTCACGGCGTCCTGTCCTTCGGCGGTGACCGCCCGTATAGTCTCCCGCTCTCCTTCGGCTACGATAGCGCCGACGGCCGCTGTATCTTCCAGTTCGTCTTCGACGGACAGAGCACGAAACGCGCCCGCTCCACAGATGCCGCCCCCGTCTCGCTCGTCGCCTACGACTGGCACTCGCCCGACGACTGGCGGAGCGTCGTCGCCGCCGGCCGGCTTCGACCTATCGACGACGACTCGCCCGAGGCCATCGCCGCCGCCGATGTCTTCGCCGAACACGCCTCGGCAATCGGCCTCAGTGTGTTCTCGAAGTCGTTCGACGACCTTGACACGCAGTGGTCCGCGCTCGACATCGAGGAGCTGTCGGGCTACTGCTCGCCGTGA
- a CDS encoding AIR synthase family protein translates to MTGKFDPTVLSEFVLGRTGAESAALLSGPAFGEDAAAVRVGEQTMVVSTDPISLAAERIGDLAVAVSSNDVAASGGRPEFLLSTLLLPDADTEVLDTITGQLDAEAERLGLTIVGGHTEVVAGLARPLCSLTCFGVADRYVSSGGAKPGDRILLTKGAGIEATGVLATDFRDRLDLADDLAGRARAAFDDLSVMPESAVLAPVATAMHDPTEGGVLEGLIEMAIASDSTLRVDRDEIHVRPETRAACEAVGVDPLRVLGSGALLATVDDSETDAALNALEAEGIDAAVIGRVESGDAGVELGVERYTEPIRDDMYALWD, encoded by the coding sequence ATGACCGGGAAGTTCGATCCGACGGTGTTGTCGGAGTTCGTCCTCGGCCGGACCGGCGCCGAGAGCGCGGCCCTGCTCTCCGGCCCTGCCTTCGGCGAGGACGCCGCGGCGGTTCGCGTCGGCGAGCAGACGATGGTCGTCAGCACCGACCCCATCTCGCTTGCGGCGGAGCGCATCGGTGACCTCGCCGTCGCCGTCAGTTCGAACGACGTCGCCGCCTCCGGCGGCCGGCCCGAATTCCTCCTCAGCACGCTCCTCCTGCCCGACGCCGACACGGAGGTCCTCGACACGATCACCGGCCAACTCGACGCGGAGGCCGAGCGCCTCGGCCTGACCATCGTGGGCGGGCACACGGAAGTCGTCGCCGGCCTCGCCCGCCCGCTCTGCTCGCTCACCTGTTTCGGCGTCGCCGACCGCTACGTCTCCAGCGGCGGTGCGAAGCCCGGGGACCGCATCCTCCTCACGAAGGGCGCGGGCATCGAGGCGACGGGCGTCCTCGCGACCGACTTCCGGGACCGACTCGACCTCGCCGACGACCTCGCCGGCCGCGCGCGGGCGGCGTTCGACGACCTCAGCGTGATGCCCGAGAGCGCTGTCCTCGCGCCCGTGGCGACGGCGATGCACGACCCCACCGAGGGCGGCGTCTTGGAGGGTCTCATCGAGATGGCGATAGCGTCCGACAGCACACTCCGCGTCGACCGGGACGAAATTCACGTCCGCCCGGAGACGCGCGCGGCGTGCGAGGCCGTCGGCGTCGACCCGCTTCGCGTCCTCGGCTCGGGCGCGTTGCTGGCGACGGTCGACGACTCCGAGACGGACGCGGCCCTCAACGCACTCGAAGCGGAGGGTATCGACGCGGCCGTGATTGGCCGTGTGGAATCCGGCGACGCGGGCGTCGAACTGGGTGTCGAGCGCTACACCGAGCCCATCCGCGACGACATGTACGCCCTGTGGGACTAA
- a CDS encoding pyridoxal-phosphate-dependent aminotransferase family protein, producing MLMTPGPTALPPSVREAMSHELLNPDVDPVFADRYDALLEKLGVAFGTDDEIVVLGGEGILGLEAAIASTVSPGDHVVCLSNGPYGDGFADFVESYGGEATVVGADYGDPLPIDELERTLADSTVDLATMVHCETPTGTLNDLGPALDLFEAHDALTVVDAVSSLGGTPVPTDRIDITIGASQKCFSAPPGLAICAVSDAAWERIEARDPDSLYTNLLPWHEADQPYPYTHLTTLVVALDQALDILLDEGLQSVYGRHREAAARCRERGDELGLKLYPDPDRSSPTVTAFSVPGRANDLQTRLRDEHDVTLSTGFGDLADDVLRVGHMGYNADTERVDRAMDALADVL from the coding sequence ATGCTCATGACACCCGGCCCGACGGCGCTCCCGCCGTCGGTCAGGGAGGCGATGAGTCACGAACTGCTCAACCCCGACGTGGACCCGGTCTTTGCCGACCGATACGACGCCCTCCTCGAGAAACTGGGTGTCGCCTTCGGGACTGACGACGAAATCGTCGTGCTGGGCGGCGAGGGCATCCTCGGCCTCGAAGCGGCCATCGCCTCGACCGTCTCTCCCGGCGACCACGTCGTCTGTCTCTCGAACGGGCCCTACGGCGACGGCTTCGCGGATTTCGTGGAGAGCTACGGCGGCGAGGCGACCGTGGTCGGCGCCGACTACGGCGACCCGCTCCCAATCGACGAACTGGAGCGAACGCTCGCCGACTCGACGGTCGACCTCGCGACGATGGTCCACTGCGAGACGCCGACGGGCACGCTCAACGACCTCGGCCCCGCCCTCGACCTGTTCGAGGCCCACGACGCCCTGACCGTCGTCGACGCCGTCTCGTCGCTCGGGGGGACGCCCGTGCCCACCGACCGCATCGACATCACCATCGGCGCGTCACAGAAGTGCTTCAGCGCACCGCCCGGACTCGCTATCTGTGCCGTGAGCGACGCGGCGTGGGAGCGCATCGAAGCCCGCGACCCCGACTCGCTCTACACCAACCTCCTCCCGTGGCACGAGGCCGACCAGCCCTATCCCTACACCCACCTGACGACGCTCGTGGTCGCGCTCGACCAGGCGCTCGATATACTTCTCGATGAGGGGCTCCAGTCCGTCTACGGTCGCCACCGCGAGGCCGCTGCCCGCTGTCGGGAACGCGGCGACGAACTCGGTCTCAAACTCTACCCCGACCCCGACCGGAGCTCACCGACCGTCACCGCCTTCTCGGTGCCGGGTCGGGCGAATGACCTCCAGACCCGCCTCCGCGACGAACACGACGTGACCCTCTCGACGGGGTTCGGTGACCTTGCCGACGACGTGCTACGCGTCGGTCACATGGGATACAACGCGGATACCGAACGCGTCGACCGGGCGATGGATGCCCTCGCCGACGTGCTCTAG
- a CDS encoding DEAD/DEAH box helicase family protein — MTDESVDGTADAVTLESFLDALQDEGRPVATAQQIARRLDCSQATASDALNRLVKDGDVERLNVESDPVVWYPTEWGRLADRERVVLFPERRELVVDQPSQFTRAKLSQVAHLVDTSGTKGYLYRIRQEDIWAAPFEELGDLLQTLRSVLPRRSPHLEEWIERQWSRARQFTLTTHEDGYTVLEAASESLMGNVARQKLDEEHLHAPISDTESWVVEGSEAAIKRILYEAGYPVVDERELETGDPLDIELKTTLRDYQRDWVDRFLDQRAGVFVGPSGSGKTVAAIGALAAVGGETLILVPSRELAGQWRAELLEHTTLDPEQIGEYHGGQKDIEPVTIATYQVAGMDRHRALFDRREWGLIVYDEVHHIPSEVYRRSADLQSKHRLGLSATPVREDDRETDIYTLVGPPIGTDWDALFDAGYVQEPEVEIRYLPWANDEERNAYASAEPRAKHRIAAENPAKVDEIRHLLTEHPTAKALVFVDWLDQGRDISNALNVPFISGETPHHERDRLFNEFRDGERRTLIVSRVGDEGIDLPNAELAIVASGLGGSRRQGAQRAGRTMRPTGSATVYVLATRGTREEDFAQRQMRHLSEKGIRVTEQGID; from the coding sequence ATGACTGACGAGTCCGTCGACGGCACCGCCGACGCCGTCACTCTGGAATCGTTTCTCGACGCGCTACAGGACGAAGGGCGACCCGTCGCCACCGCCCAACAGATAGCCCGGCGTCTCGACTGCTCACAGGCCACCGCGAGCGACGCCCTCAACCGACTGGTCAAGGACGGCGACGTCGAACGGCTCAACGTCGAGTCCGACCCCGTCGTCTGGTATCCGACGGAGTGGGGCCGCCTGGCCGACCGTGAACGCGTCGTCCTCTTCCCCGAACGCCGCGAGCTCGTCGTTGACCAGCCGAGTCAGTTCACGCGCGCGAAACTCTCCCAAGTAGCGCATCTGGTCGACACCTCCGGCACCAAGGGCTATCTCTATCGCATCAGACAAGAGGACATCTGGGCCGCGCCCTTCGAGGAACTGGGCGACCTCCTCCAGACGCTTCGGTCGGTTCTCCCGCGCCGCTCGCCGCATCTTGAGGAGTGGATTGAGCGTCAGTGGTCCCGCGCGCGCCAATTCACGCTCACCACCCACGAGGACGGCTACACGGTGCTGGAGGCGGCGAGCGAGAGTCTGATGGGCAACGTCGCTCGCCAGAAACTTGACGAGGAACACCTCCACGCGCCCATCTCGGACACCGAGAGTTGGGTCGTCGAGGGGAGCGAAGCGGCCATCAAGCGCATCCTCTACGAGGCGGGCTACCCCGTCGTCGACGAGCGGGAGTTGGAGACTGGGGACCCCCTCGACATCGAGCTGAAAACGACACTGCGGGACTACCAGCGCGACTGGGTGGACCGCTTCCTCGACCAGCGAGCGGGCGTGTTCGTCGGGCCCTCGGGGAGCGGCAAGACCGTCGCCGCCATCGGCGCACTCGCCGCCGTCGGTGGCGAGACGCTGATTCTCGTCCCCAGTCGCGAACTCGCGGGGCAGTGGCGAGCCGAACTGCTCGAACACACCACGCTCGACCCCGAGCAGATCGGCGAGTACCACGGTGGGCAGAAGGACATCGAACCCGTGACGATTGCCACCTATCAAGTGGCGGGGATGGACCGCCACCGCGCGCTCTTCGACCGCCGGGAGTGGGGACTCATCGTCTACGACGAGGTGCACCACATCCCGAGCGAGGTGTACCGCCGGAGCGCAGACCTCCAGAGTAAACACCGACTCGGATTGTCGGCGACGCCGGTGCGAGAGGACGACCGCGAGACAGACATCTACACGCTGGTCGGGCCGCCCATCGGCACCGACTGGGACGCACTCTTCGACGCGGGGTACGTCCAAGAGCCCGAAGTCGAGATTCGGTATCTCCCGTGGGCGAACGACGAGGAACGGAATGCGTACGCGAGCGCGGAGCCACGCGCGAAACACCGAATCGCCGCCGAGAACCCCGCGAAGGTCGACGAAATCAGGCACTTGCTGACCGAGCATCCGACGGCGAAAGCGCTGGTGTTCGTCGACTGGCTCGACCAAGGGCGGGATATCTCGAACGCGCTCAACGTGCCCTTCATCAGCGGTGAGACGCCCCATCACGAACGCGACCGGCTGTTCAACGAGTTCCGAGACGGCGAGCGCCGAACGCTCATCGTCTCCCGCGTCGGCGACGAGGGAATCGACCTCCCGAACGCCGAACTCGCCATCGTGGCCTCGGGCCTCGGTGGGTCGCGCCGGCAGGGCGCCCAGCGCGCCGGACGGACGATGCGCCCCACCGGAAGCGCCACCGTGTACGTGCTGGCGACCCGCGGGACGAGAGAGGAAGACTTCGCGCAGCGACAGATGCGCCACCTCTCGGAGAAGGGCATCCGCGTGACCGAACAGGGAATCGACTAG
- a CDS encoding TATA-box-binding protein codes for MSDPADSIEIQNVVASTGIGQELDLEALAEDLPGADFNPDNFPGLVYRTQDPKAAALIFRSGKIVCTGAKSIDDVHEALGIIFQKLRDLHIPVEEDPDITVQNIVSSADLGHTLNLNALAIGLGLEDVEYEPEQFPGLVYRMDDPDVVILLFGSGKIVITGGKRTADAAEAVSVIVERIDDLGLLG; via the coding sequence ATGAGTGACCCGGCAGATTCGATAGAGATTCAGAACGTGGTGGCGTCGACCGGTATCGGGCAGGAACTCGACCTCGAAGCGCTGGCAGAGGACCTTCCGGGCGCGGATTTCAACCCCGACAACTTCCCGGGACTGGTCTATCGGACGCAGGACCCGAAGGCAGCCGCGCTGATCTTCCGCTCTGGAAAGATCGTGTGCACGGGCGCGAAGAGTATAGACGACGTCCACGAGGCGCTGGGCATCATCTTCCAGAAACTCCGCGACCTGCACATCCCCGTCGAGGAGGACCCGGATATCACGGTCCAGAACATCGTCTCGAGCGCGGACCTCGGCCACACACTCAATCTCAACGCCCTCGCCATCGGCCTCGGCTTGGAGGACGTGGAGTACGAACCCGAGCAGTTCCCCGGCCTCGTCTACCGCATGGACGACCCGGACGTGGTCATCCTGCTGTTCGGGAGCGGAAAAATCGTTATCACGGGCGGGAAACGCACCGCGGACGCCGCCGAAGCCGTCAGCGTCATCGTCGAACGCATCGACGACCTCGGACTACTCGGCTAG